One window of Globicephala melas chromosome 2, mGloMel1.2, whole genome shotgun sequence genomic DNA carries:
- the NUDT5 gene encoding ADP-sugar pyrophosphatase isoform X2 — MEQQEPADSQNTKQSIISEELISEGKWVKLERTTYRDPTGKTRTWETVKRTTRKGQSADGVAVIPVLQRTLHYECIILVKQFRPPMGGYCLEFPAGLIDDNESPEAAALRELEEETGYKGDVAECSPAVCMDPGLSNCTTHMVTVTINGDDAENVRPKPKPEFVEVISLPKNDLLKRIDDLVANEHLTVDARVYSYALALKHANTKPLEEPFLKF; from the exons ATGGAGCAACAAGAACCAGCAGATTCTCAAAATACCAAGCAGTCTATTATTTCAGAGGAG TtaatttcagaaggaaaatggGTCAAGCTTGAAAGAACAACTTACAGAGATCCTACTGGTAAAACAAg AACTTGGGAAACTGTGAAACGGACAACGAGGAAAGGCCAGTCGGCTGATG GTGTGGCGGTCATCCCCGTGCTGCAAAGAACCCTTCACTATGAATGCATCATTCTGGTGAAGCAGTTCCGACCCCCGATGGGGGGCTACTGCCTAGAATTCCCTGCCG GTCTCATCGATGACAACGAAAGCCCAGAAGCAGCTGCTCTTCGGGAGCTCGAGGAAGAAACTGGCTACAAGGGCGACGTTGCTGAATGTTCCCCAG CTGTCTGTATGGATCCAGGTTTGTCAAACTGTACCACACATATGGTAACCGTAACTATCAATGGAGACGATGCTGAAAACGTAAGGCCTAAGCCAAAGCCAG AATTTGTGGAAGTGATTTCCTTACCAAAGAATGACCTGCTGAAGAGAATTGATG ATCTGGTAGCTAATGAACATCTGACAGTGGACGCCAGAGTCTATTCCTACGCTCTGGCGCTGAAACATGCAAACACGAAGCCGCTTGAAGAGCCCTTCCTGAAGTTTTAA
- the NUDT5 gene encoding ADP-sugar pyrophosphatase isoform X1, protein MEQQEPADSQNTKQSIISEELISEGKWVKLERTTYRDPTGKTRTWETVKRTTRKGQSADGVAVIPVLQRTLHYECIILVKQFRPPMGGYCLEFPAGLIDDNESPEAAALRELEEETGYKGDVAECSPAVCMDPGLSNCTTHMVTVTINGDDAENVRPKPKPGDGGMCPARGLALSAVWCSGSGHGIVSCSVGLAWCPALFSLALCLFRICGSDFLTKE, encoded by the exons ATGGAGCAACAAGAACCAGCAGATTCTCAAAATACCAAGCAGTCTATTATTTCAGAGGAG TtaatttcagaaggaaaatggGTCAAGCTTGAAAGAACAACTTACAGAGATCCTACTGGTAAAACAAg AACTTGGGAAACTGTGAAACGGACAACGAGGAAAGGCCAGTCGGCTGATG GTGTGGCGGTCATCCCCGTGCTGCAAAGAACCCTTCACTATGAATGCATCATTCTGGTGAAGCAGTTCCGACCCCCGATGGGGGGCTACTGCCTAGAATTCCCTGCCG GTCTCATCGATGACAACGAAAGCCCAGAAGCAGCTGCTCTTCGGGAGCTCGAGGAAGAAACTGGCTACAAGGGCGACGTTGCTGAATGTTCCCCAG CTGTCTGTATGGATCCAGGTTTGTCAAACTGTACCACACATATGGTAACCGTAACTATCAATGGAGACGATGCTGAAAACGTAAGGCCTAAGCCAAAGCCAG GAGATGGAGGTATGTGTCCCGCTCGGGGGCTGGCCTTGAGTGCCGTGTGGTGCAGCGGGAGCGGCCATGGCATTGTGAGTTGCTCAGTTGGGCTCGCCTGGTGTCCGGCTTTATTTTCACTTGCACTTTGTTTGTTTAGAATTTGTGGAAGTGATTTCCTTACCAAAGAATGA